In one Achromobacter spanius genomic region, the following are encoded:
- a CDS encoding FadR/GntR family transcriptional regulator, whose product MSTFQAVAATRLYRMIADQIAGRIRAGDFARGGRLPSERELAEQLQVSRASIREALIALEIEGYVEVRVGTGVFVTIAPDGAAFPALPAGGVAVPAGQDDIGPFDLLEARMLIEPECAALAAHQATPAQIAVIRDAHAAMSLTDAPGDHDRAFHSAIGAACGNAALASAVAHLWNLSQASSVYSRMQDYFVTTRAWAAAQAEHQRILNAITARDPIRARHAMHTHLLGILARLREDFDSLSDPRGAP is encoded by the coding sequence ATGAGCACCTTTCAGGCTGTCGCCGCCACCCGTCTTTACCGAATGATTGCCGACCAGATCGCCGGCCGCATCCGGGCGGGCGACTTCGCGCGAGGCGGACGCCTGCCATCCGAGCGCGAACTGGCGGAACAACTGCAGGTGAGCCGCGCGTCGATCCGCGAAGCCTTGATCGCACTGGAAATCGAAGGCTACGTAGAGGTGCGGGTGGGCACGGGCGTGTTTGTCACCATCGCGCCCGATGGCGCCGCGTTTCCCGCCCTGCCCGCCGGCGGCGTAGCCGTACCAGCCGGCCAGGACGACATCGGCCCCTTTGACCTGCTGGAAGCGCGCATGCTGATCGAACCGGAATGCGCCGCGCTGGCCGCGCACCAGGCCACCCCCGCGCAGATCGCCGTCATTCGCGACGCTCACGCGGCCATGTCGCTGACCGACGCGCCAGGCGACCATGACCGCGCGTTCCACAGCGCCATTGGCGCGGCCTGCGGCAACGCCGCGCTGGCCTCGGCCGTGGCGCACTTGTGGAACCTCAGCCAGGCCAGCTCGGTGTACAGCCGCATGCAGGATTACTTTGTCACCACACGAGCCTGGGCCGCCGCCCAGGCCGAGCATCAACGCATTCTGAACGCCATCACGGCGCGAGATCCGATCCGCGCGCGCCACGCCATGCACACGCACCTGTTGGGCATCCTGGCACGGCTGCGTGAAGACTTCGACTCACTTTCCGACCCTCGAGGCGCCCCATGA
- the hemN gene encoding oxygen-independent coproporphyrinogen III oxidase, whose product MQAALRPSESPPAPVAAAPFFPPQLLARLDKNGPRYTSYPTADRYHGGFGEEDYRLALRQRRATCPTEPLSLYVHIPFCDSVCYYCACNKVVTRHHDRAARYLDALASEIALHINELGAGVPVSQLHFGGGTPTFLSDNELTRLMQDLRAAFQFAPDAEISIEVDPRTATPQRLAHLRELGFNRLSFGVQDFDARVQKAVHRVQSFEDVRALMQSARALGYDSVNMDLIYGLPLQTTESFARTIQQVVALRPDRIALYAYAHLPERFKPQRRINEADLPDRATRVGLLGSAIDGFLQQGYTYIGMDHFALNTDALAIAKQRGELHRNFQGYSTQPDRDLIALGVSAIGRIGHTYSQNAKGLDAYYGAIESGHFAVERGLVLSPDDLVRREVIMDIMCQGHVDFAAFETRHGLRFGDYFSRELLQMANLAELGLVNLRTGDVQVTGLGWYFVRAVAMVFDGYLGSVSSTASYSRII is encoded by the coding sequence ATGCAAGCCGCCCTACGCCCATCCGAATCGCCGCCCGCGCCTGTCGCCGCCGCGCCTTTTTTTCCCCCTCAGTTGCTGGCCAGGCTGGACAAGAACGGGCCGCGCTATACGTCATATCCCACGGCTGACCGCTATCACGGCGGCTTTGGCGAAGAAGACTATCGGCTGGCGCTGCGACAGCGGCGCGCCACCTGTCCGACCGAGCCCCTGTCGCTGTACGTGCACATTCCGTTTTGTGATTCGGTTTGCTATTACTGCGCGTGCAACAAGGTGGTGACCCGGCATCACGACCGCGCCGCCCGATACCTGGATGCGCTGGCAAGCGAAATTGCGCTGCATATCAACGAGCTGGGCGCGGGCGTTCCCGTGTCGCAACTGCATTTCGGCGGGGGCACGCCAACCTTTCTGTCCGACAACGAACTGACCCGCCTGATGCAGGACTTGCGGGCGGCTTTCCAGTTTGCGCCTGACGCCGAGATCTCGATCGAGGTCGATCCCCGCACGGCCACACCGCAGCGGCTGGCGCATTTGCGCGAATTGGGATTCAACCGGTTGAGCTTCGGCGTGCAGGATTTTGATGCGCGCGTGCAAAAGGCGGTGCATCGGGTGCAGTCTTTCGAAGACGTCCGGGCGCTGATGCAAAGCGCGCGCGCGCTGGGCTATGACTCGGTCAATATGGATCTGATTTACGGGCTGCCGCTACAGACCACCGAGTCGTTCGCTCGCACTATCCAGCAAGTGGTGGCGCTGCGCCCTGACCGCATTGCGCTGTATGCCTATGCGCATCTGCCCGAACGCTTCAAGCCTCAGCGCCGCATCAATGAGGCGGATTTGCCTGACCGCGCCACGCGCGTCGGTTTGCTCGGTTCCGCCATTGATGGCTTCCTGCAGCAGGGCTATACCTACATCGGTATGGACCACTTCGCGCTGAACACCGATGCGCTGGCGATCGCCAAGCAGCGCGGTGAATTGCATCGCAATTTTCAGGGCTACAGCACGCAGCCCGACCGTGACCTGATCGCGCTGGGCGTGTCGGCCATTGGCCGAATCGGCCACACCTACAGCCAGAACGCAAAGGGGCTGGATGCGTACTACGGCGCGATCGAATCCGGACATTTCGCGGTCGAGCGGGGTCTGGTGCTGTCGCCCGACGATCTGGTGCGGCGCGAAGTCATCATGGACATCATGTGCCAGGGGCACGTGGACTTCGCCGCCTTCGAAACGCGCCATGGCCTGCGGTTCGGTGATTATTTCAGCCGCGAACTGCTGCAAATGGCCAATCTGGCCGAATTGGGGCTGGTCAACCTGCGGACGGGTGACGTGCAGGTGACCGGCTTGGGTTGGTATTTTGTGCGAGCTGTCGCGATGGTGTTCGACGGTTATCTGGGCAGCGTCAGCAGCACTGCCAGCTATTCCCGCATCATTTAG
- a CDS encoding response regulator transcription factor has translation MKAVPKRVTKAPSLSNPPRCGESGGRSGGRRHLLLSRLPSVIKVAILDDHPVVALGVGAYLESRPGFRVLHRETSARALLEKLSSAPCDVALIDFYLPQEPWDGVNFLRRLRRYHPTLSIITFSAGNRQETQYAAYRAGANGYLAKQWGMVLLPEIIRGVLSGQDGFLSVQDGKIRPLLPTHPHAMLTTSEVEILRHISQGLSVTQIATRLMRSKKTISTHKRRAMRKLQLADDLSLALYLREKFAE, from the coding sequence ATGAAAGCTGTCCCAAAACGTGTGACCAAAGCGCCATCTCTTTCAAATCCGCCTCGCTGCGGCGAAAGCGGCGGCCGTTCGGGCGGGCGCCGGCACCTGCTGCTGTCGCGCCTGCCTTCGGTCATCAAGGTGGCCATACTTGACGACCATCCAGTCGTGGCGCTGGGTGTTGGCGCGTATCTAGAAAGCCGGCCGGGGTTTCGGGTGCTGCATCGCGAAACATCCGCCCGCGCCTTGTTGGAAAAGCTGAGCAGCGCCCCCTGTGACGTGGCCCTGATTGACTTTTACCTGCCGCAGGAGCCCTGGGATGGCGTCAACTTCCTGCGCCGCTTGCGCCGCTACCACCCTACGCTTTCGATCATCACGTTTTCAGCCGGAAACCGGCAGGAAACGCAATATGCCGCCTATCGTGCTGGCGCCAACGGCTACCTGGCCAAACAATGGGGCATGGTGCTGCTGCCCGAGATCATTCGAGGCGTGCTTAGCGGCCAGGATGGTTTTCTTTCCGTGCAGGACGGCAAGATCCGCCCGCTGCTGCCCACGCATCCGCATGCGATGCTGACGACATCAGAGGTCGAAATCCTGCGCCATATCAGCCAGGGCCTGTCGGTCACACAGATTGCGACGCGGCTCATGCGAAGCAAAAAGACCATCAGCACCCACAAGCGCCGCGCCATGCGCAAACTTCAGTTGGCTGATGACCTGTCGCTTGCGCTCTACCTGCGCGAAAAGTTCGCCGAATGA
- the thrS gene encoding threonine--tRNA ligase, whose protein sequence is MVQITLPDGSQRQYPGPVTVAEVAQSIGTGLAKAALGGRVTFEGADSKLVDTSFRIEGDARLAIVTAKDADGLDLIRHSTAHLLAYAVKELFPDAQVTIGPVIDNGFYYDFSYKRPFTPEDLTAIEKKMAELAKKDEIVTREEWSRDDAVEFFKGIGEKYKAEIIASIPSNEPLSLYREGNFIDLCRGPHVPSTGKLKVFKLMKVAGAYWRGDSKNEMLQRIYGTAWATKEEQEAYLHMLEEAERRDHRKIGRELDLFHFQDEAPGLIFWHPKGWALWQQVEQYMRAIYNNNGYQEVKAPQILDLSLWKKTGHWDNYRENMFTTESENRVYGLKPMNCPGHVQIFNAGLHSYRELPLRYGEFGQCHRNEPSGSLHGMMRVRGFTQDDGHIFCTEEQLQDECADFTALLQKVYRDFGFTEVLYKVATRPEKRIGSDEVWDTAEQALMESLRRTGCEFEISPGEGAFYGPKVEYTLKDAIGRHWQCGTIQVDFSMPVRLGAEYVDQNDQRRPPVMLHRAILGSLERFIGMLIENHAGAMPPWLAPVQAVVCCISEPSADYAAEITQSLKKQGFRVESDLRGEKITRKIREHSLQKVPYILVVGDKEKQNGTVAVRGLGGLDLGAIAYDEFVARLSEDVSARRDVNQPDSSAA, encoded by the coding sequence ATGGTACAGATCACATTGCCCGATGGTTCGCAACGCCAATATCCGGGGCCGGTCACGGTCGCCGAAGTGGCGCAGTCGATCGGTACGGGCCTGGCCAAGGCCGCCTTGGGCGGCCGCGTGACGTTTGAAGGCGCGGATTCCAAGCTGGTCGACACCAGCTTTCGCATTGAAGGCGATGCCCGCCTGGCGATCGTGACCGCCAAGGATGCCGACGGCCTCGACCTGATCCGCCACTCCACGGCTCACCTGTTGGCCTACGCCGTGAAGGAATTGTTTCCTGACGCCCAGGTCACCATCGGCCCCGTGATCGACAACGGCTTCTACTACGATTTCTCGTACAAGCGCCCGTTCACGCCTGAAGACCTGACGGCCATCGAAAAGAAGATGGCCGAGTTGGCCAAGAAGGACGAAATCGTGACGCGCGAAGAATGGTCGCGCGACGACGCCGTCGAGTTCTTCAAGGGCATTGGTGAAAAATACAAAGCCGAGATCATCGCGTCGATTCCGTCGAACGAGCCGCTCAGCCTGTATCGCGAAGGCAACTTCATCGACCTGTGCCGTGGCCCCCACGTTCCGTCCACGGGCAAGCTGAAAGTCTTCAAGCTGATGAAAGTGGCCGGCGCCTATTGGCGTGGCGACAGCAAGAACGAGATGCTCCAGCGCATCTACGGCACGGCCTGGGCCACCAAGGAAGAACAGGAAGCCTACCTGCACATGCTGGAAGAGGCCGAGCGCCGCGACCACCGCAAGATTGGCCGCGAACTTGACCTGTTCCACTTCCAGGACGAAGCGCCGGGCCTGATCTTCTGGCACCCCAAGGGGTGGGCGTTGTGGCAGCAGGTAGAGCAGTACATGCGCGCCATCTACAACAACAACGGCTACCAGGAAGTCAAGGCGCCGCAGATTCTTGACCTCTCGCTGTGGAAGAAGACGGGCCACTGGGACAACTATCGTGAAAACATGTTCACGACCGAGTCCGAGAACCGCGTCTATGGCCTGAAGCCGATGAACTGCCCGGGCCACGTGCAGATTTTCAATGCCGGCCTGCATTCTTACCGTGAACTGCCGCTGCGCTACGGCGAATTCGGCCAATGCCATCGCAACGAGCCCTCGGGATCGCTGCACGGCATGATGCGTGTGCGCGGCTTCACGCAGGACGATGGCCACATTTTCTGTACCGAAGAACAGTTGCAGGACGAATGCGCCGACTTCACGGCACTGTTGCAAAAGGTCTACCGCGACTTCGGCTTCACCGAAGTGCTGTACAAGGTCGCCACGCGTCCTGAAAAGCGTATCGGCTCGGACGAAGTCTGGGATACGGCCGAGCAGGCGCTGATGGAAAGCCTGCGCCGCACGGGTTGCGAATTCGAGATTTCCCCCGGGGAAGGTGCATTTTATGGTCCCAAGGTGGAATACACACTGAAAGACGCCATCGGCCGCCACTGGCAATGCGGTACCATTCAGGTCGACTTCTCGATGCCTGTGCGCCTGGGCGCCGAGTATGTCGACCAGAACGACCAGCGTCGTCCCCCGGTCATGCTGCACCGTGCCATCCTGGGTTCGCTTGAGCGTTTCATCGGCATGTTGATCGAAAACCATGCCGGTGCAATGCCGCCCTGGCTGGCCCCGGTGCAAGCCGTTGTATGCTGCATTTCCGAACCTTCGGCCGATTATGCGGCTGAAATAACACAAAGCCTGAAAAAACAAGGCTTTAGAGTAGAGTCCGATTTGCGCGGTGAAAAAATCACTCGTAAAATCCGGGAGCACAGCCTGCAAAAGGTGCCGTACATTCTTGTCGTCGGCGACAAGGAAAAACAAAATGGCACCGTAGCCGTTCGCGGTCTGGGTGGTTTGGACCTTGGCGCCATCGCATACGACGAATTCGTCGCGCGGTTGTCCGAGGATGTCTCCGCCCGTCGCGACGTCAATCAACCTGATAGCAGTGCTGCTTAA
- the infC gene encoding translation initiation factor IF-3 has protein sequence MATEKANRINGEIRVPEVRLIGLDGEQLGIVKIADAFRLSEQSDVDLVEIAPNAEPPVCRLMDYGKFKYQEQKRQAEARSKQKVIQVKEVKFRPATDEGDYQVKLRNLRRFLEEGDKAKVTLRFRGREMAHQELGMRVLERVRDDLLELAQVEAMPKLEGRQMVMVLAPKKKAVPAAGKPESAA, from the coding sequence ATCGCCACTGAAAAAGCCAATCGCATCAACGGTGAAATCCGCGTCCCCGAGGTGCGCCTGATAGGTCTGGACGGAGAACAGCTGGGCATCGTCAAGATTGCCGACGCGTTCCGTCTTTCCGAGCAAAGCGACGTGGATCTGGTGGAAATCGCGCCGAACGCCGAGCCGCCGGTCTGCCGTTTGATGGACTACGGTAAGTTCAAGTACCAAGAGCAGAAGCGCCAAGCCGAAGCTCGTTCCAAGCAGAAGGTCATCCAGGTCAAGGAAGTCAAATTCCGTCCGGCCACCGACGAGGGCGACTACCAAGTCAAGCTGCGCAACCTGCGCCGCTTCCTCGAAGAAGGCGACAAGGCCAAGGTGACGCTGCGCTTCCGTGGCCGCGAAATGGCTCACCAGGAACTGGGAATGCGCGTGCTTGAACGTGTGCGTGACGATCTGCTGGAACTTGCCCAGGTCGAAGCCATGCCGAAGCTCGAAGGCCGTCAGATGGTCATGGTGCTGGCGCCCAAGAAGAAGGCTGTGCCCGCCGCGGGCAAGCCTGAGTCGGCGGCGTAA
- the gshB gene encoding glutathione synthase translates to MHVLFVIDPLPLLKAYKDSSVAMMRALVARGHTLSVAMQGDLYIEAGTVKAVTTPIALVADADLHGHDWWTESAAQDLPLADFGAVVMRKDPPFDMEYVYSTHLLEYAEAQGARVFNSGAAIRNHPEKLAITEISEFTAPTLVTRNMARLKAFHDTHHDVIVKPLDGMGGTGVFRLQPKDPNLNAILETLTDNGARTIMAQRYIPEIVNGDKRILLIGGEPVPYSLARIPLAGETRGNLAAGGRGVAQELSARDREIAEAVAPKLAARGLLLVGLDVIGDYVTEVNVTSPTCFVEIAEQTGFDVAGMFVQALEKAVATTALAA, encoded by the coding sequence ATGCATGTATTGTTCGTTATTGATCCCTTGCCGCTTCTCAAGGCGTACAAGGACAGTTCGGTTGCCATGATGCGTGCCCTCGTGGCGCGCGGCCATACGCTTAGCGTGGCCATGCAGGGTGACCTTTACATCGAGGCCGGCACGGTCAAGGCTGTCACCACGCCTATCGCGCTGGTGGCGGATGCCGATCTGCACGGCCACGACTGGTGGACCGAGTCCGCCGCACAAGACCTGCCGCTGGCGGATTTTGGCGCCGTCGTCATGCGCAAAGACCCTCCCTTTGACATGGAATACGTGTATTCCACGCACCTGCTTGAATACGCCGAGGCACAAGGCGCGCGCGTCTTCAACAGCGGCGCCGCCATCCGCAACCACCCCGAAAAGCTGGCTATCACCGAGATCAGCGAGTTCACCGCCCCAACGCTGGTGACGCGGAACATGGCTCGCCTGAAGGCCTTTCACGACACGCATCACGACGTGATCGTGAAGCCCTTGGATGGCATGGGCGGCACCGGCGTGTTCCGCTTGCAGCCCAAGGATCCCAACCTGAACGCCATCCTGGAAACGCTGACCGACAACGGCGCGCGCACCATCATGGCTCAGCGGTATATCCCCGAAATCGTCAACGGCGACAAGCGCATTCTGCTGATCGGCGGCGAGCCGGTGCCGTATTCGCTGGCTCGCATTCCCTTGGCCGGAGAAACGCGCGGCAACCTGGCGGCCGGCGGCCGTGGCGTCGCGCAAGAATTGTCCGCGCGCGATCGCGAAATCGCCGAAGCCGTGGCCCCCAAACTGGCCGCTCGCGGCCTGCTGCTGGTGGGCTTGGACGTCATTGGCGATTACGTCACCGAAGTCAATGTCACCAGCCCCACCTGTTTCGTAGAGATTGCCGAACAGACCGGTTTCGATGTCGCGGGCATGTTCGTCCAGGCGCTTGAAAAAGCCGTGGCGACGACTGCTCTCGCGGCCTGA